From Sphingobium sp. RAC03, a single genomic window includes:
- a CDS encoding phasin family protein encodes MAVTPKTGRTAQPGKRDSATLSASEALKAAEAAIEPTPAVRKPAPRKTASSVPAMDANPSAKSVPAMDANPSAKSVPVMDANPSAKSVPAMDANPSAKSVKATDASPAAIVAATTAVDAMPEPDTEAAAEAAPEAETPKSLDEKAKTTATLPLSATEGTKIMNDVMETGKKFAEDTKAKLETAYADMNEKAKASVEKSTKAIEEMSDIAKGNIEAMVESGKIAAKAMETMSQEAVDYSRKNFEKATAALKSFATVKTPTEFFQLQSQMFSSSFDEFTKEAAKNSEAMMKVAGDIAQPLTARVTLVTDKVKSLAA; translated from the coding sequence ATGGCTGTTACCCCAAAGACCGGACGCACTGCCCAGCCCGGTAAACGCGACTCGGCGACATTATCGGCAAGCGAAGCATTGAAAGCGGCTGAGGCGGCGATCGAGCCAACACCGGCCGTTCGGAAACCTGCCCCGCGCAAGACGGCATCTAGCGTTCCGGCGATGGACGCTAACCCATCGGCTAAATCGGTCCCCGCAATGGACGCCAATCCGTCCGCGAAGTCCGTGCCTGTGATGGATGCCAATCCGTCCGCCAAATCCGTGCCTGCGATGGATGCTAATCCATCCGCCAAATCCGTGAAGGCAACAGACGCAAGTCCCGCAGCGATCGTCGCTGCAACGACGGCTGTCGATGCCATGCCCGAACCCGATACGGAAGCGGCCGCTGAGGCGGCCCCCGAAGCTGAGACACCAAAGAGCCTCGACGAAAAGGCCAAGACGACCGCAACCCTGCCGCTGTCGGCAACAGAAGGAACGAAGATCATGAACGACGTGATGGAAACCGGAAAGAAGTTCGCCGAGGACACCAAGGCCAAGCTCGAAACCGCCTATGCCGACATGAATGAGAAGGCGAAGGCCAGCGTCGAGAAGTCGACCAAGGCGATCGAAGAAATGAGCGACATCGCCAAGGGCAATATCGAAGCCATGGTCGAATCGGGCAAGATCGCTGCCAAGGCGATGGAAACGATGAGCCAGGAAGCCGTCGACTACAGCCGCAAGAATTTCGAGAAGGCGACCGCCGCCCTCAAGAGCTTCGCGACCGTCAAGACGCCCACCGAGTTCTTCCAGCTGCAGAGCCAGATGTTCTCCAGCAGCTTCGACGAATTCACCAAGGAAGCCGCGAAGAACAGCGAAGCGATGATGAAGGTTGCCGGCGACATCGCCCAGCCGCTGACCGCGCGCGTGACGCTCGTCACCGACAAGGTGAAGTCGCTGGCCGCGTAA